The window gaggctggcacaggtggcagggaCACTCGCTCAGGACAGTCACAAGGACACGTGGTAATGATCTTCTTTCACCTCCTAAAACAGGAAAACcgttttgtgtttggctttaagctaaaaccagaaagagtggaaactcaAGGCAATAATAAGTGACCTCACAGTGTGGCTAAGGggcatagaatcatggaatatgcAGAGTTGGAGGGGAGCCATGtagatcatccagtccagctcccgGCCATGTGCAGGACAGCCCAAGAGTCACTCCacgtgcctgagagcattgtccaaacgcttcttgagctctgtcaggcttggtgctgtaaccactgctctgggttgtctggggaaatgactgtaCTGGGTAACCTGAGGTTGGCAGCAAGGAGCATTGCCAGCTCCCTGTGACTTGCGAGATTCTTTACTGAGATTACAAGAGCTCTGATTagccagtccaacagttttGTTTAGCCTTAGGCGCACAAGAGAAAGCCAAGTGTAGGCTAATGTTCATcactgaaggatcccaaacatctgtttctcattaacttaagacttccctagaaatattttagaggtCTTTAGCCAATGTATTCAGTCTTTCTAAACctcttctgcagatttctagagTGCTATTATCTGTGGCTCAgtgacctccaaatttcttcttgaagacaATTGTGGTTTCCTAGTGGCAAAATCACCCCAAGccaccaaaatccccttcctttgatgatgaaattcccattaatagctgccaagaACACCAGAGCAACTGGCTGCCCATGTGTATACAGATAGTATAGAATAGTCAAAAGCAAGGATGAGGTGTtttgtcctggcttccctgccagttaaaggaaggaaaatgtatgtgcaaaggcagcagaacactgcaataggctctgacaacaaagcagatgtgtttcCCTTGTTGCCTGGGATCCTTTGATCCCACAGAAGCACACCCTCAGTTTCAGagagaaatggtatttttctgttggcccacattctcctcttgcctcttgtgttcagctgacagcactgtgcagtgtcaaGTGAGGTAAATCCCCCTCTTTGCTGAGTCTAGGTAACGCCTTCTCATGCAAACATTGCACCCGATGAGTTTAAGGCATCAGCCTCTTCTGTTAACACTTTTCCtttgttcacttttcttttgtttccttccttccttccttaggcattatggacaggagatggtgaagatgttgcttagtaatcaaaaatttaaaaagcttttggaaCAATCTCTTTCCACGCATGACCTGGAAGATATCCTGAAgagaattaagaagaaagtaagtgcttggcaggacaaatgtctcctttgtgcaagtattgccactgctAATAGGAGATCAAATATACCCAATGTGTCTGTATCTCATTCCTCTTTTGCTGAAtcattttattcctgaaaatgagctgttaatcctcagcCTGTTCTTCTGCAGACCACACAGGAACTGTATTCTTGGGGGAAAAGTAGGGTTTTGAATACTTTGAATATGGgtcacaaagaggaaagggagagaggagaaaatgggtttacATTCATGTTTAAGCCCCCACAGCACTCTCCCTACCCTGCCCtcagtaaagcaattaagtgaCAATAGTGCTTCTGAACATAACAGAGTCTTTGCAAAAGAGACTCTAAGTCTCTTAGTACTAccaagaaaatttccaaatatacaAAAGATGTCCAAGTCAATCCTAAATACTACAATTATTTTAGGActactgccctgctgtcaagccctgtggagctggaagaagcttggtaaattcagcagcatccagtggaAAATCATTTTTTTGATTGGGAgggattttattatttttatctaCATTACAGAAGGGAGTTTTTCTttgtgcaggggcagggagagtaagtgttgaaccaaatcaacttccaacacaatgggccaacccccaaagagtccaattttttctgctgcttcctttaagaCCACTCATTGCCTACCAGTTTGCATAATTCCCATTTATGGTCAAAACTcataaatttgggattttagacagCAGCTCAGTCTGGTAGCACCCATAACCTGCCTTGGGCTACCAAAAACAAAGAGCTGGCATCACTGAATCTctggtctgtttatttctgtaagttaggaaatgtttccctaggCCTTGGTAGCAGTGATCCTGGTTCTAACTGGTGTTTTAAAGAGGGAATTTCCTAGTTCTATTCtaaagattgatggggtttctctgtgtctctgtaggggatggaaaaccagaaggctgAACGCCCACCTGTGCAGGAGccggtgaagaagaggaatGAAGGCTCCAAGGAGCCCCAGGCCACATCACCTCCTAGCAAACGGTACTGAGCACTTTTGCCAGATGTGACAAAGCCCATGACATGCTTCACATGCCTCTTCCTCAGGCACATCTTTCTGATGGAGATGACCAGTGTCAaagattgtttcctttccctacaaatgctctaggataaaaaatatctatttctgcattgtgttgaacacagcttctctggagggCTTTCCACAAATACTGGGCGACAAAAAATCACCCATTGCTTGCAGTTCAGAtgatccagtgcagtggcaagggcagggctgtggaggctAGGAGAGGGCCAAgtctctgctgcctgacttGAGACAAGTAAATTCaaccagggtttttttcatccaaGTGGAGTCCTTTTTAGATGGGTGTTTTAATGAGAAGTCCCAGTCTAGAGGCAGGATGCCATTCCTCAAACAAGCAGTTCCCTTCCATGAGGTTTGGTCTAGCTGATTGTTGGTTTTCTTACCCTCAAACAGCAGTACCAAGTTTGAGTAGTAAGGAGCAAGACAATTCCTAAGCCATTTTGGTCAACAGGTATCTCAAGGTGGACTTTTTGTCTTGTGATTCCTGTCCTTCCTACAGTTTGCTTGATGGACAGcatgtttggtttatttccccctgtgctgcaatcagcatttaagacaggaatttggtccttgctgtctcgtcatgccagtggcagagctacTTGTACTGTTTTCCTCTGACAACAGAGggggatttatttagctctgtcatgctcagcagtggcaagaaagTGACCACATGCCTCAGTAGCATAGCTAGCATCTTCCCATTCTCATGGAAGAGGCAGGTTGATCCAAGAGGATTATTCCCAGTGGGTTTGTTACGCTGTGCATCTAGTTTCTagggaagcaaatgaaatgtgagcgtagttctgggatgtctgatttctgtttttctctctgttactgattttctgGATCATTTAGCTATGcccctgttcatctgttcagatgcatctgagctacttttgcagattgtcatgcctggttgtagagacacttctccagagtgatgagTTTCCTTATTGTAAGACACACACATCCCGTATGAGGAGGCATTTAAACTTGGAAGCagtgtctctctttccccacaaagTAACGTGGCCTGTGTGTCTTAGAAGCCATCTGAAGATAGAGcagatgcatctcatccttggttttcctgCGTGAGCACTAGAAGAATGTGACTTGCAGATTGTTTCCCATAATGATTGTCATGAGGTCCACGTTGTTCTTCACTTCAGAGCCTCATGATTTTCTAGCTTGAAATCACATCATTAGGAAAGCTCCCCAAGATGTTTGGCTCACAATTAACTGAAGGGATTATCAGAAACAGATCCTAATTTGACTTTGTTTTCCAGGGCAAAGTCTGCCACTGGTGGACGCCGCCTACACCGTGCAAGAGCCCAGGTCACATTACCTGCATCTGTGGAagaaagggagctgctccagaagctttaccATCTCCTGGAAGCCAAGGCGTTCCAGACACGGATGGAAGGAGTGGAACTCCTCCTAGACCTGTCCAAAACCAGACCCCAGCTGATCTCCACTAACATTGTCCAAGTATGTAGGATATCTTCATTGCTCCTTTCATTTAGCTCCTTTCCCAAGCCTGCGGAagtaaagttaattcagtgtgtcttggcactatatcctggctgtttgggacagaCTGGCCCTTCTTATCCAGACAAATTAATTGAGCTCCAGGCTTCAGGACAAGTTATTTCAGTCCAGCTGTATTTTTCTGGCAGGTGCCTATTGCTGCTGTTCATCAGATGATGGtagaattttctgctggtgtaACCTCTGCTGTCTCCTACTCCCAGTTGGGTTAAGTGGAGGGAATTGAGCCATTGAAGACATGGCAATTATTTTCTAGAGAAAAAATGGGTTTGCATGGGGAAGAGAAGTATTAGGCTGGGTTGgtttaaacaaaatgtttttaaaatgataCTTCTGTGAACTCCATCTTGTCTTGCACAGGTAAAACTCATTTCCATCCTCGTCCCTACTCCTCTTGGTAAAGATGGTGCTCACCCTTCTTGGGgggcctttttttctctttggaaaggaagaaaacaaataaggacagatccatcccttctcctccctgtagctgcttttcccctttttccagaaaagtgTGCCTGATAATGTGgctgtcaagggactgaacctgctggaatgagagctgtacagcacattATATTTCACAAGTCCACCTGTTAGTCAGAGCAATGGTCTGgatcctggaagagttgatctgagccctgcccttctccagacacaggttctgagacagagaaaataaaacttagATCTCCTCCAGCCATAGTTTAGGCAAAATCATAGCTGCCCTCAATACTTGAGGCAACTGTATAAAAAACTGGGCATTGTAAACATCTGCTTCCATACTTGTAAAGCAAAGGTAGTCTTTTGAATTAATAAATGGAATTGATTCAATGATTTATAGGATGAGAGAAACACCATAGGAATTTTTCTGTCCCCAcccaaacctcttaaaaacagatgaaaatctttcaagcagcatgaggttgtgcaaccattccagtgagtggcccacaggaaaacagtgaaaatgtgCAAGCAAGGGCTGACCTGAGAGAAAGGATCACTTTCATCTTTTAGATTCCTGAGTGCTCATTTCTACATCGCTTCTTCAAAAAAGGTCATTTTAATCAAGCTTTCatgttgtttgttctcttcacagatttttgattattttggccTGAGAATCTGTGACACAcacaagaaagtgaagcagaaggcgcTGGAGGCGCTGGCAGAAATCATAGGACTGCTGCAGGATGCCATGAACCCATTGATGATCCGTTTGGTTGAAGGCATAACAAAGAACCTAAACTCAAAGGATCCTGGGGTTCATGCCGCAGCTATGACGCCTCTGGACCAATCTGTTGTGCATTTaggtaaggctgagccctggcatggactctcctcacctgtgtctctgtctctccgacacaagagaacgctgagtgccttggtagctgttgctgtctgtggaatgctccagctgacacccaccagaagctgtgcaggtgcagtccttatgcaccATCCCCAACTggctggaatgtgcagcagcatttcccaacagtcccaggagcccttggctctgtgctgctggtctgaagagcaagtcctgGACTACAGCTTTGCTGCAATTCAGAGGCAAAGGGGTTTTGGAGTTTGCTTGGGCCCCGTCTGACTTGCCAaatgaacagctttgctgtAGGCATGAAGGGACACCGGCCCATCAGAgcttctgcacagcagccacctGGAAGGCTCTACATTATAGGCAGTAGCTGCCTGTTTTCcacctttcttctttgtcttcttttttcaaaggggaccataggattcatcaagttcatttctttataacacATGGGTCAAAATCCATCTGTCAATGATGCCTTGTTCCACACGTTGTTTTGCATGGGACAAGAAGGAAATGGCAAATACCTACAGAGGCAAGGGCAGCTGTAAATTTTTCTGCCACACAGATTGATGTCAGGTCTGAAAATGCCACACTGGGGGAATATGGCTGAACAATGGagtgttgaagaggcaggtcttCAAGGGGagtttccactttctccacctcagctgctctgcgaAGTCATGGACTGCCTGACTCAGTGCCTTTCTGTGTCCCAAGTATGGGCTTCTTCCTTTTGGCTCTGGGATGCAGAACCTTTTCATTGCTTCCATGTGACTGAACTCTCAAGGACCCTGATGTGAAATGTTTTAACATAGCTCCTGATAGAGCAGACAACTTTGGAtttacaaatgtgaaaggagagcttttcttttggcaTTTTAAACACCGACAAGtaggctggaaggaaagaagaaaaggattcaaaaatcagcagaaatggactttattgtataaaatggggttgcccctgccctttccctcacCACTGTCCTCTCTCCTATGCCCTCAGAAGAGTGAACAGAAacatgtgtttcacttgtagatGAAGTATCACTGATGAAAGAGCTCTGCCACCAATGGAGACAACTGAGaggccaagctctgctggatgtcacgGAGCGTATCACAGGTACGGCCTCCCCTTCTAAGCCAAGAGGTCTCCGagggagtatttacagggaATGCCAGTGAACAGACAGTAGAGTAGCTCCTCCAcatcaggaggtgctgagctctcaCTGGGGCCCTTCTCAAGTCCCATAGTGGCCAGTgtctttaattgcatttaaactcaaatgaagTCCCATTTTTGAATGGGTACCATAACCCTTTTCCTGCTTAGCCAAATTGGTTTTGGGTACTTTCAGGAGCTCTTTCAATGTTGATGACTGCTGGTGGATTAACAGCATAGAGGAAATGAAGTTTCTTCCACCACAGAATAGTAAATGGCTACTACATAACAGTTTGCCTGATCAGGAAACAAGACTGGTCTCCTGAGCGTTTCAGGTTTTGATCTTTCAGCCAAATCTGCCATGCAAGGAGCCTGTTGGTAGTcactttttgtctgtgtttgatatagttcagttcagaaaatgagcagagagcagattcCAGAGGCAATGTGAGAAAACCCTCGTGTTTTGGATAAATTTCAGTCCCCTGTGTagcttttttctgtctctatgCCCCTATTTCAGTGCACGTTGTAAGAAGAAATGCTATTAACATTGGGAgggaaaatgtcattaaaatgtggagatgctCAAGTGCCGGGGCAAATGCCAGGGCAATGGGTCTGGGTAATTCTCCAAGAC of the Passer domesticus isolate bPasDom1 chromosome 9, bPasDom1.hap1, whole genome shotgun sequence genome contains:
- the LOC135307570 gene encoding TOG array regulator of axonemal microtubules protein 2-like isoform X2, encoding MVKMLLSNQKFKKLLEQSLSTHDLEDILKRIKKKGMENQKAERPPVQEPVKKRNEGSKEPQATSPPSKRAKSATGGRRLHRARAQVTLPASVEERELLQKLYHLLEAKAFQTRMEGVELLLDLSKTRPQLISTNIVQIFDYFGLRICDTHKKVKQKALEALAEIIGLLQDAMNPLMIRLVEGITKNLNSKDPGVHAAAMTPLDQSVVHLDEVSLMKELCHQWRQLRGQALLDVTERITGTASPSKPRGLRGSIYRECQ
- the LOC135307570 gene encoding TOG array regulator of axonemal microtubules protein 2-like isoform X1 — its product is MVKMLLSNQKFKKLLEQSLSTHDLEDILKRIKKKGMENQKAERPPVQEPVKKRNEGSKEPQATSPPSKRAKSATGGRRLHRARAQVTLPASVEERELLQKLYHLLEAKAFQTRMEGVELLLDLSKTRPQLISTNIVQIFDYFGLRICDTHKKVKQKALEALAEIIGLLQDAMNPLMIRLVEGITKNLNSKDPGVHAAAMTPLDQSVVHLGKAEPWHGLSSPVSLSLRHKRTLSALVAVAVCGMLQLTPTRSCAGAVLMHHPQLAGMCSSISQQSQEPLALCCWSEEQVLDYSFAAIQRQRGFGVCLGPV